The sequence CAGAATACGTTCGCACGCATACCAATACTAAAGCTGAATTCACGGGGATCGAAGAGCTCGGTAAACGCCTTAATAGTCTATTCCCGAAAGGGTAATTCTTATAATCCCCCTCAATCCCCCTTTATAAAGGGGGATGAAGGGGGATTATTTCAATTTTTCCAGCGGTATATTGATCACTATCTCGATGGCGGAGATGTGTTTCGATGTTTTTGAAGGCATTCGCCTGCCTGATAACGCCCTATCGAGGACTAACTCTTTTGTGACCTTCTCCCCTTCTTTCCAGCCAATGACCTGAATATCTGGTGATTGGTAATCAACAAAAACGACTGGGATTTGAGTGCAGCCGATTCTCTTCAAGGCATGGAGCCGATGATGCCCGTCCAAAATAATATAAGTCTTCCTGTCTACAGCGATGGGCATTTTCAAGATGCCATCCGACAGGATCTCATTTTTCAATTCCTCCAGATAATCGGGCCGAATCTCTTCGTGTTCTTTCAATTCTTCTATTCTGACGAAAACAATATCATTCATTTCCTTCAAACCCAACACTACAAAATAAAAAAGGAGGAAGACGATTTAATTCATATCGCCTCCCTCCTGTCTTTTTACCTGAGAGATTATCCCTTTTGCGGGATTTGTCCCCTTCGGTGTCCAGCCCTGAGCAAAGTCGAAGGGCCGGATCTTTCCAGGATTGTCTTAAGTTACAGTCCTTTTGCCTGAGAGTTTCATTCCGCCTTTTGCGGAACTTGCCCCTTCGGCGCCCCCACCCTGAGCAAAAGTCGAAGGGCGAGGGTCTCTCCTGTAACCTTATAAAAACTCTGTTCTAAATATTGAGGAATGTCAAGAAGAATTTGAGACCCAAATCACATCCTTCTTAAAACCAGATCAATCATCAGCTCATTGGCCAGGCGGTGGAGGTCATTTCTCACTGAGTGGCAAGAGGAATGCTGATATTGGGGCTGTTTTTGGCATTACAATTCAGGCAGTGACCAATGCAGTCAGGGGTGTTGAGAAGAGGAGAGAAGGGGACAGGAGATTCAACTCAGAGTTGATGATGATAAAAGAGATCGTGGGAGGGGTAAAGCAAAGTGTATAATGTAGCTTTGACCCCAAGCCCTGGCCTTGCATCAATGCTGAAAAACGAAGAAGCCTTAGCGAAAGAGTATTGAGATTGAGTGCAGTTGTTCCAAACTGCAAATCCCATCAAGTAAGCGCTTTGCACGCTGTGAGCCGATGATGGGCTCTGCAAGGTCAAGAAATTTGTTATGCAACTGCGTTTCGGTTAAGGGATTAGACGGACTTCCCAAAGGCTGCTCCGACCGCTCCACATACTGTAGGCTTCCAACCTTCACAGTAACGGTACTCCGATACTGTTCCTTCTCAAAAAAAATCCTTTCAGCCTCCTGGTCCAACTCATAGATCACTTTACTGCCGATTCGGAGTGCTGCAGGATTCCGTAGGTTTTCTTCGGTTAACCACTGATACCCTGGAGGAATGCCCAATGCTACCATGCCGAGTGTGTAGGGGAGGCTGAATTGAGCATCTACCACGCTGGCCGGCTGACAATCCAAGAAATCTCGGAGGCGACTGAAGGAGGCTACATGGATCTTATCAACTCTATTCAAATCCACCCCATATCTTCCCCTTATCATGCAGAGCGCATCAAGCGTAGTGTGCATATACCTACAACAGGGATAAGGTTTGAACGAAGTTTGCAGAATTTGAGATTTTTCCCCTAAGGCTTCGGTCACAGCAGCGAAGTCACACTGATCGGACCCAGCCATAATCCAAAAGCCGGTGTCACCGTCCAAGATCGTCCGGCTAGCAATGTAACCTTTCTCTGCCATTAGGGCAGCCAAAACACCGCCCATTGACGCCCACCCGCAGTTATTCTTTACCCAACTCATGGGTCGTTCACCATGGCCGGATTTTAGTCCTGCAGGCACTCGACTGTTGGCACCAGCCAATCCAAAAGCAATTGTCGCTGTGTGCTCATCGAGGCCAAGGAGAGATGCGGCCGCAGTTACGGCACCGAAGGACTGAGCATTGAAGGCCCTCACCCTTCGATAACGTTCTGGCGATGGACGGATCGCCCAAGCGATGCGTCGGTAAACTTCATAACCTAAGATGACTGCCGTGATCAGTTCCTTGCCGGTGGCACCAATCCTTTCTGCAACTGCAATCGCAGGTGGCACGATGCACGCTCCTGGATGACCGATATCCGTATCGTCGTAATCAAGGACATTGGCCAAATGAGAATTGATGTATGATGCATGAAGGCATGGCACGGTCTGGCCTGTGAAAAAAATGGTTGATTCGGATTTCCCTCCCAATTCGGCCCACAGTTCCGCGGCGATTCGACCGGGTCTAATATGTGAGCCCCCGATGGAGCAGCCTACCGAATCGAGGATACAGAGTTTAGCAAAGGCAACGATTTCAGGTGGAATATCTTCGTATCTGGTCCGAACGATATAACTGCTAATCTCGGCTGTGGGGCCAGTGTGATTCTTTGGAACCATATTCCAGCTCAACCTCCTTTGACGGCTCGCACCTTCCGAGTGGCCTCCCTGTCAACTTTCCAGCCCCTTTCATCAGTGACGACGCCATAGTCAGTTTTAGCTGCTTGGGTGGAGACGAGGCCGTTCCGGATGTCCTCCTCGACTAGCGCTGGATCTCGATCCATTGGGTCGCCATACCCTCCACCGCCCGGGGTAAGGAGTTCCACGTAGCTACCCGGTTTTAGGATGACCTGCTGGCCTGAGATCTGGAAGGTCTCCCCATCAACATTGATGACACCTTTCGGGGCATCTTTCCCACCGAGGAGCCCAGGGACCGGATAGTGGAGGCGGCCTCCCTTAACGCTGGCAATGACATGGCTGGCCGGTGCAAGGTCACCATCTAACACCCGCACGACCACGTGCTGTCCAAAACCACCTCTGTACTTCCCCGCGCCTGCCGAGTCCTGGATGAGCTCTTTCTTCTCATAAATGACGGGCGCATCACCTTCCACGATCTCCACTGGCGTGGCAACCGTATTACTCGGAAAAGCCAGTGTGGAAACCCCGTCACAAGTGGGTCTGGCCCCCAGACCGCCTCGGGACACACAGAAGATCATGAACTGCCGGCCGGTCTGCAATTGGCCAGTGAATCTTGCGGCCCAAATCGGTGCGCCACCACACCCGGCGATCACCCGGTCGGGAGTCAAAGGGGCCAGAGTGCCAAAAACGATCTCAGGCAGGAACTGTCCCACATTGGTTCGCGAATTAACCGGTGCCGGGAAGCGGGCGTTAAGAATGGACCCCTCCGGCGCAATCACCTTTATCGGCCGGAGACCGCCCTCGTTATTGGGTACGAGAGGGCTGACAGCGCATTTTACGGCAAAGGTTGTATAGGAACGCGTATAGTTGAAGCAAACGTTGACCCCCCTAGAGATTTGCGGTGAGGAGCCTGTGTAGTCAATTACCACCTCGCCATCCTTCAGCTTCACGGCAATAGCGATCGTGATCGGCTTCTCATCGAACTTATCAATCATGACCTCACGACTGTAAGTACCTTCCGGCAACTGACTGATATTCCTTCGGACAGTAGCCTCCGTACGGCTGATGATCTCGCAACTTAGCTCCTGGACGTCTTCCATATTGTACTCCTCCAGAAGCCGACAGAGGCGGCTCGCCATCACGTCGTTAGCGGCCAACTGGGCCCGTAGGTCTCCAATGACATAGTCCGGGACACGAACATTGGCCCGGATCATCTTAAATAAGGTTTCGTTTGCGTGGCCCTCTTCGTAGAGCTTCAGGATAGGGATGAAGAGGCCCTCTTCAAAGACCTCCCTCGTCTCGGCAATGGCAATGCGACCGCCAATATCCATCTCATGGGCCGTACAAGTGGAGTAAGCCACGGGGCGTCCTCGAAAATAGATCGGCGTCACCACGGTGATATCGTTGAGGTGTCCTGTACATATCCACGGGTCGTTTGCGATAAGGACATCACCAGGCCTAAGCATCTCGGGTGGAAAGGTCCGGCCGATGATCTTCATGGCAATCGGCAAGGCCCCCAAGAAACCTGGCGTGCCAAAAGTAGATTGAGCCAGAAGATTGTACTCGGCATCGAAGAGTGCACATCCGTAGTCATTCGCATCTCGGACAATGGCCGAGAAGGCGGTCCGCACCAGAGCAGTCGCTGCTTCATCCACCATCGATGTCAGCCTCGTCCAGAGAATTTCCAGTCGCATGGGATCCATCTCACCCTTCATCTCATTTCCTCTTCAAGTGTAATGACGAGAGTGCCGTAGTCATCTACAGTGACCACACCACCCGACCCGACGATGGTGGTGGACTCGTGTTCTTCGATAATTGCTGGCCCAACCAATCGGCTCCCTGGCCCAAGAGAGTAACGATCGTAGACTAGGTGTTCCAAAAACCCTTTGTGGCGATCCGAGTATGCCATTCTCCGCCCTTTGGGCACCACATCTCCTTGACTGCCTCTCTCGAGCCGGAGCTTGTGCAGTCTTAGGAGCGGCGCAGCACTCTGCGCCACTAAACGCAGGTTCATCAGCTGTGCCTCAATGTCGGTATAGACACGGCCATAGAGGGACAAGTAAACCTTCTCGAACTGGTCCCGAATCGTTTCCTTTGATGGGATAAGGCCCCCGGATGGGACGGGTACATTTACGGAATAGTTCTGCCCCAGATAGCAGATATCGAAGGAACGACTGAAGGTCACCTGCGCCATCTTATCCGCCTTCAAGATAAACGTTCTTGCCTCCGATTCCATTTCTTTATACATTGCCTCCACTTGCTTCAGATTGAGGTCAGTAATTGGAGATCGATAAGTCCGCACGAGGTCGAATGACACGGGAGAAACGAGCAATCCGAAGGCTGAAGCAATGCCAGCTGAGGGAGGGATGAGGATCCGTTGGATGCCGAGCCGCTTCGCAAGTCCATAAGCGTGGACCGGACCAGCACCACCAAAGGCCACCAAGGTGAACTTGCTCGGATCCACTGCCTTCTCTGCCATGTGTATCCGTATGGCTGCGGCCATATTCTCAGTTACCAGTTCATGAATTCCCCATGCCGCCTTGACCAACGTCAAACCTAGGGGCAGCGCCACTTTTTCCAAAATGGCCTTTCGAGCAGCCTCATCGTCGAGACGCATCTGACCTCCTAGGAAGTAGTGTGCGTCCAGGTATCCAAGGACAAGGTCCGCATCGGATACAGTGGGTTCTTGGCCACCGAGTCCATAACAGGCCGGCCCTGGCTGGGCACCTGCACTCTCAGGCCCCACTCGCATCAGCCCCATCTCCTTGACCCGAGCAATACTTCCACCCCCGGCGCCGATCTCGACGAGATCAATAACAGGTATCCGCAATGGAATACCGCTCCCTCTCTTGAATCGGTGTACCCGAGCAACCTCGACGGTCAGAGACTTGTCAACTTTTCCCTGCCGTATCACACATCCTTTGGCTGTCGTCCCCCCCATATCGAAGGAGAGAAGATCCTCATAGCCTGCCAGCTTGCCCACATAAGCAGCGGCAATAGCCCCTGCGGCAGGACCCGACTCAACGATTCGAACGGGGAATTCCGTAGCTGTCTCAGCCGATGTCATGCCCCCGCTCGAGAGCATGATCAGGAGCTGTCCCTGGAAGCCGAGGTTCACCAATCCTTCGAGAAGCCTCGAAGTATAGCTCGCCGTAAGGGGTTTTACATAGGCATTGACAACGGTTGTTGTCGTCCGTTCATATTCCCGAACCTCTGGCAGCACCTCGCTGGATATGGAAACAGGGATATCTGGTGCAAGTTCGGCGAGCAATGCCTTCGCCTTCTTTTCATTGAACGGATTGGCATAGTTATGGAGAAAACAGACCGCAATCGACTCCACGTAATGCCGACGCAATTCCGCCAAGACCCGGGCCAGGTCATCTGCATCGAGGGGAATGATTATCTGACCATTGTGATAGGTCCTTTCGGTCACCTCCTGCCGCAGGTATCTTGGGACAAGCGGTTTGGGAAACTCGATAAAGATGTCGTAAATGTCGTAGCGCATCTCCCTGCCGATCTCTAGGACGTCGCGGAAACCCCTTGTGGTCAACAATCCTGTCCGCGCCCCCTTGCGCTCGATAATCGCATTGATCACTAGGGTCGTGCCATGGAGGATACTCTCAGTATCAAGAAGAAAACCTTTCCTCCGGCCTGCCAGGCGTTCCACTCCATCGAGCACTCCCTTGGAAGGGTCCGCAGGGGTGGTCAGGCACTTCTCCACCGCAATTTCTCCGGTGGCTTGGTCTATTAAGAAAAAGTCGGTAAATGTCCCGCCTATGTCGCAACCAAGCCTGTAACGCCCTTTTTCCGATGTCATACCAATATCCTCCTACACATCGCCTAAAATGATAAGTTCGCTTGCTTCTTCAGCGAAGACATAAGAAGACATAAAAGGTTTGCCTCAAGTCCTTGTTGATGCTGTAGCGATGAGGGATGAAATGTCTCCAAGGTGCTCCAAATCCTCCACCAACGCTTCGATCTTCTTGGCTTGTGCGGAGCTAACAAGACCTTCGACAAGATGCTCAAACTTTCCATGTAGTTCTTCTTTCGTAGGTGGATTCTCGGCGGAGCCACGGGCATACTCTACCAAAGCTGAGTGTTCAGTCCCATCCCTGCAAAGGATCCTCATCCGGCATGAGATGACCACTGGGGGCAAGTCTCCATGTAACATCCTGTCCAGTTCAGGGTCGGCTTCCACCCTCACTTTCTGAGCTAACGCGAGTACCTGCCGGTCCTGGATGCGAGTCGCACTGACCTGATCTCCATTCAGGCCAGTCCCGTCTATTAGGGTCACAGCCACAGTCCAGGGGATGCTGAATTGGGCGTCATAGGTGCTCCTCACAGGCCTATCACCCGCAACCTGTGCTGCCATCAACGGAACCCGAACCTCGATACGTTCCACTTCTTGGGGTTTCACAAGGGACGCCAGCCTTCGCGCCGCATCGATGCTCGTATGGACATACCGACAAGCGGGGTACAACTTAAAGGCGGTGCGTCTCAGCAGAAACTCCTCCCCAAGCTTATACGAAGTCCCACCGACATCGTAGTCCGTTCCGGCGTAGGTCGTGAAGAACCCGGATCCCTTAGCTTCGAGGGAAAGGCGAGCCGACGGCATACCGGCCTGTGCGAGGTATCCGATGGTAACCCCACTCGCAGAAGCTGTGCCGAGATAAAACTGCTTCGTCCGCAGCCCTTCAGCGGCGTAAGCCCTGATCCCAATGCCTGCTCCTGCGGCAAGCCCGATGGCACTCGCCGTGGCCTTTGCGTCGAGACCCAGGAGTTTGGCGACAGCGGCCGCAGGTCCAAAAGAGGCACAAACACCCTGAGGATAGAACCCCCGTTGCTGTAAGGAAAACTGGTTTACCGCTTTGTGGATCCGCCACATCACCTCATGGCCCGCCACAATGGCGACAATGACCTCTCTTCCACCAATTCCCTCCTTCTCAGCCACCGCAAGGACCGCTGGAAGGATGGCAGTTCCTCCCAGGGCATAGGTAAAATCCGAAGTCTCTGCACAAATCGCATTGGCCATAGCAGCCCCGGGGGCGGATGCCCGCTGGCAGATGGCCCAAGCTGTCGCATCTCCTCCTGAATGGCATTTCACCGCTCCTTTGGCGGCACGAGCGGTCATCTCATCGACGCCGCCAGAAATGGCACATCCCAAGATGTCGAGGAGACAGCTTTTGGCCAGCCCCACCACATCCTCGGGAAGATCCTCGTAGTTCAAGCGAGCCACGTAATCGGCGAGTTTCTCAGTTGCTGTCGGCGTCAAGTCCTTCTCCTTCAAATCAGTCTCCTCCGAGAAACGGTCTGATGGCATCCCTTCGGATATTGATCCCCAGAGGGCAATAGCAGCCTTTGCAACCTTTGCAGCGGTCAATCCCGAAGGCCCGGGCCTGCTCCCGCCGGTCGATCGTGTTTCGTGGGTCCAAGTGGAGGCGGGCCAACTGGACGAAAAAGTAAGGTCCAGCAAAATCTGGGCGAGACCAATCATATTCGGGACACTCGGCCAGGCAGCACAGGCACTCCGTACATTGGGCAAGCCTGTAAAAGACAGCCGGTGGTGAAAGGATCAACGGCTGGTTGGACATCAGGTCAAGAGGTATGTATAACTCCATGGTCCTCTTCTTTGCGAACAGATGACGGCGATCAATCACCAAGTCTCGGGCCACTGGCAAGTGCCTGATAGGACGGATCTCCGCCCCCTCGACCACTTTCGTAAGGCAGGCAACCCGTGAGCGGCCATTCATCTGGACAGCACACAAGCCACACCGTTTGAAGCGGCATCCATAGCTGAAGGCCAGTGTTGAATCGAAGTGATCATAAATGTCGATTAATGCTTGAAGTACTGTGCCGGAGGGGTATTTGGGTATCAAGTATTTGGCTATCCGGCCCCTTACCCTGTTTTCCCCTGACCGATAGATATGAACCGTCAATTGGTTCATCTCAGTTACACCTCTTGGGTTCAACACGCGTGGCCATCTGCCCCCTCTCTACCTGGACAATCACGTTACACAGCCAGCGGGAATCGTCGAGCTCCGGGTGGTCGATCCGAAGGTGCGACCCCCGCGTTTCGCCCCGGACCAAGGCAGAAAGCGTGATGGCTTTGGCCGTTGTCAGCATCATTGGGAGCTCCAGAGCGTCCCGAACCTCGCCATTGCAGATTCGAACAGGACTAGCCTGAAGGTCTTCCATCTCGGCCTCTATCGCCGAAAGCTGATTCAAGGCTTCTTTCAGCCCCTCCTCAGTCCTTACCAAACCGACCTTCTCCCACATGATCTTCTGAAGTCTTCGGTGAAGATCGACTGGCCTGTGCTGACCGCAGGCCCCAAAAAGGCCATTCAGGCGCTCCATCTCTTTATCAGCCTCGCCCTTGGCCAAAGAAGAGACCTCGTTTGCCAACCTCTTATCGCCCACCGACTTACCGACGCGCAGCCCCATAACGAGAGCCTCTGTGAGGCCTATTGCGGCGAGTCTGTTGCTGCCGTGGGTGCCACCCATGGCCTCACCCGCGACAAAAAGATTAGGCACAGCAGTTCTCCCCCACGAGTCTGCTCGGACGCCACCCATCTGGAAATGGGCTGTCGGAGCGACATCCCATGGCTCCTCTAATCGGTAGGCCCTTAACCCGTACGCTAACCTTACCTGGTCGAGGAGCCCGAGTCTACGACGCTCTTCATAAATCCTTCTATCCTCCTCACATTCCAGGTTAGGCGAAAGATCGAGTAGCAGCCCTCCATGCTCTGTGACGTTCCCCTTGTACATCTCTTGGGCAATGGCCCTGGAGAGTTGGGCCCGACTCATCCGGTTCACCTTTTCCAAAACGACTTTCCCCTGACCATTGAGCAGCCTCCCTCGGGGGCCAGCTATGGAGGCCTCTCCACACCTCACGCCTGCCAGCGCTACTGGATGGGTGAGGCCGAAAGGGAGAAACTGGACTTGCTCCATGTCGACGAGTTCTGCACCTGCGTCCAAGGCCAAGGCGTAGCCATCCCCCGTGGCGAAACGAACGACATCGGTATGAGGATAGAAGATCCAGCCCGCCCCCCCAGTGGCGATGACGACGCCCGCAGTGCCAAGGGAGACTGGATTCCCCGTCAGGTAGTTCAGGCCCACAATCCCCTCCACCTTGCCCATGGGCACGAGAATCCGAGTGGCAATGTGGTCTTCCAACACATCCACACCACTACAGGCGAGGGCGTCCCGGAGAGCTCGGGCCATAGATACTCCCTGGGCTGGACCGCTCAACAAGCTCCGAGGATGGCTGTGACCTCCTCGAGGGATTGACGATCCGGTGGCTCGGCCGTCCGCATCTCTGATAAACAGGTGTCCACACCCCTCCAGCACTGCAGCCGCTAGGACTGCGTTTTCGGCCACAACTCGTGCCAGTTCCTCATTATTAATATGATCTCCAGCCTCCAATATGTCATCCAGGAAACTTTGAGGGCTGTCTTCATCAGAGAGAACCGGAGCAGCCATGCCACCACCAGAGATACGTGTATTTCCGTAACCTGCTGGCTCTTTACTCAAAACGGCCACCCTTGCTCCTTTGGCCGCGGCCGAGACGGCAGCAACAGCCCCTGCAGCACCCGCTCCGATGATGACAACATCATAAGATCGCATGAGAGGCCTCAGGGATCAGTAACTCGCATAAGGGTGAGACATCGTCCAGCCGTTCAAGGCAAAGCACCGAATGGATCACTCTCTCCGCCTTCTCCAGCCCTAACACTTCTCCTGCCATCTCGTTGAACTTGCGTATGAGGGCTTCCCGGCCTGACCGATTTCCAGGTCCATCGGGAGGGTAATCCACGCTATGAAAGAACTTCTTTCCGCTCCGCATAAGAATCTCTACCGTAGAAGGAAGGCTTTTCGGATCCTTTTTGACGAATTGAAGTAGCTCCTCGCTAAGGACGGGCTTTACCCGAGAGGCCAAAGCCAGGATGCGCGGATCGGAAAGCTTCTTCTCCGAATACTGAGAAGGCCCTGCAGCTCCCTCATAAAGTGCCACGGCAACGGTGAACGGCAGGCTCATTTGGGCTTCAAGGATTGTCCTAGGTTGTTCTGGGTGGTCCGATACCCTCTCTCTACGCACATGACCGACTGTAATCTCAATGATCTCCTCCACGTCGATGGCATATGCTTTACGCAGTTGGAAGAGGGCCTCCAGCGTGGTATGGAGGGCGCTCCGGCAGGCATAGAGCTTGATTTGCGAGTTGAGAATTTCATACCCCTTACCCAGCCCTTCGGTCAGTTTCTCTGGAGTGGGGTCATCCGTGTATGCCCTCAGCAGGCCGCTTCGGCCCTCAAAGATGCTGGCTGGCCCGGTGAAGCCTGCGGCCGCCATGAAAGCAGCGAGGACGCCATGATGGGCTGCCAGCCCGGCATGGACGCGCTTGGTCATCGTACCATCCGCCCAATACTCCATGAGTCCTGAGGCACAGCTCCCTGCAATGCCGAGAGCACATACCAGACGTTCGGTATCTAACCCGAGGATGAACCCGGTGGCGAGGCTGGCACCAAAGGGTCCACATGTGCCGGTGGGATGGAAGCCCCGCAATCGGTGCCGCAATGGCACCAGTGCGGTTCCCACTCTGGCCACCACTTCGTAGCCTGCAACAAGGGCCAGCAGAACGATTTTGCCGCCCGCTCTCTTCGCCTGGCCCACCGCAAGAATGGCAGGAACCAAGGCCGCCGCCGGATGGGTGATCGACTCATTATGGACGTCATCGTAATCATAGGCATGAGCAGCTACTCCGTTCACCAAGGCGGCTAAATCGGCAGAGGTGGAGAGAGATGTCCCGAAGACCGCGCATGGCCCCGGTTGTGTGATCACGGTCCTGCTGGCTTTCGACCACGGGGCTGCCGCACCGAAGAGGGCAATCCCGATCGTGTCGAGAAAGAGATCCTTCGCCCTCTCTTTCACCTCTTCAGGAAGGGCTTCGAATCTGAGGTCAGCAGCAAACCTGGCAAAACTCTCAGCAGCAAAGGTCACAACTAATCACCATCCTTTCGATCAATTGGCTCCGATGCTAAGAATAGCTGATAGATCTGATATATCGGCCAGCCGTTCTAGACCATCGATGATATCGACCAGTTGCTCCACCTCATTCTTGGAGCGAGCCTTTTCAGCCAGAATTCGAAACTTTCCTCTCACCTCGTCACCAGTGAGCGGATAACGAGGACTCCCCTTTCCATGCTCGACTGTCTCGGTTAAAAGAGATCCATTGCGGTGGCGTACCTCTACTGTAACCTTGTGACGACCCTGAGTCCCAGCAATGCCAAGACAGTTGGCCGTTGTCATTTCGTCGACACCGAGAACGCGAGCTGCTGCCGCACCAGCGCTAAAGGTGCCGCAGGTTCCCGTTGGATGGAATCCGGCCACAAGGTGCGAAACCCCAACGCTCATGCCCACCCGGGCGGCTAACTCATAGCCAGCTACCACTGCTGTGAGTAGGTCAGCACCCGAAACATTTCTTTTCCCCTCAGCCACAGCAAGGGCTGCTGTAACGGTGGTGCTACCTGGGTGGACAATACCTCCCTTGTGCAGGTCATCGAGCTCAAAACCGTGAACCATCGTGCCATTCGCCAGGGCCGCATTGGCGGAAGGCACCTTAACCCCATGGCCCCATACGCTCGATTCCAGTACCCCGGCCTGGGCCTCAACGAAGCGCGCCATCAGTTGACCCCAAGGAAGGGCTGATCCGAAGAGACCGCAACCAATGGTGTCCAGAATACACAACTTTATGTGGTTGACGACTTCACCAGGTAGGTCGGAAAATTGGAGTTTCGACACAAAGGAAGCCAAGCGAAGTGTCTCTCCTTTAAAACTTCTTGTATCCATCCTCTCACCTCCACGTGAAGCTCTACGCTTCACATCCTCTGAAGTCTTGGATTTGCTATCTCCTCATAGCCCCGACCAATGAAAAAACCTGAGAGTATCAGAAGTACGATAGCCAGCCCTGGCGGCAGGACCCACCACCAGGCCTCTCGGATCATTTGAGCGATATAAGCCCAGTAGAGGATCTTTCCCCAGCTGATAAGCTGAGGGTCACCGTAACCTAGGAAAGCCACACTCGCCTCGGTCCCGATGGCCCAACCCATTGCCAAAGCTCCGTAGACAAAGGAGAGAGGAAGCACATTGGGCATGATGTGGACATAAAGGATCCGGAGGTCAGTGGCACCGGATATCTTAGCCGCCTCTACAAAACCCCTCTGCCTCAAGCTGATCACCTGGGAACGAATCACCCGCGCAGAAGTCCGCCAGGTAATGAGGACGATAGCCAGGATGATGTTGCTGAGGCTGGGGCCTAACAGGCTCACAAGAATGATCATAAAAGGTAGAAACGGTATGCCGTAAACGATGTCCGTTAGCCGCATCAGGATGTCATCGGTCCAGCCTCGGTAATAGCCTGAGAGGAGGCCGATGTTGGTCCCCAGGAAGGCGACGGCTAGAGCGGAGATTAACCCGACGAAGACCGAAACCCGCGAGCCAACGATCACCTGACTGAGGATATCACGGCTCATGTGGTCCGTGCCAAAGGGAGATCGCCACGAAGGACGCTCAAGACGTGCAAAGGTGCCATCTGCCCCCTTCAAACTTTTCATCGGGTCGTGGGGGGCGATGTGCGGTGCAAGGATTGCCAATATGACAAAAACACAAAAGATGCCAACGCCAATGGAGCCCATGGTATCGCTACGAATTGTCCTAAACAGTGAACTCAAGGAACTCCACCAAGGTGACGCCATCCGGTTGATTTGATTAAATTTCATGCTCATACGTACACCACTCTTGGATCGAGATAACCGTAGGAAAGATCTGCCAGAAAATTGAAAACGGTCACCAAGACGCCCATGAGTAAAAAACTGGCCTGGGCAATGGGGTAATCACTCCTTTGAATGGCAAGGACCATCTCAAGGCCCAT comes from Candidatus Eisenbacteria bacterium and encodes:
- a CDS encoding ParB N-terminal domain-containing protein is translated as MNDIVFVRIEELKEHEEIRPDYLEELKNEILSDGILKMPIAVDRKTYIILDGHHRLHALKRIGCTQIPVVFVDYQSPDIQVIGWKEGEKVTKELVLDRALSGRRMPSKTSKHISAIEIVINIPLEKLK
- a CDS encoding MmgE/PrpD family protein, whose protein sequence is MVPKNHTGPTAEISSYIVRTRYEDIPPEIVAFAKLCILDSVGCSIGGSHIRPGRIAAELWAELGGKSESTIFFTGQTVPCLHASYINSHLANVLDYDDTDIGHPGACIVPPAIAVAERIGATGKELITAVILGYEVYRRIAWAIRPSPERYRRVRAFNAQSFGAVTAAASLLGLDEHTATIAFGLAGANSRVPAGLKSGHGERPMSWVKNNCGWASMGGVLAALMAEKGYIASRTILDGDTGFWIMAGSDQCDFAAVTEALGEKSQILQTSFKPYPCCRYMHTTLDALCMIRGRYGVDLNRVDKIHVASFSRLRDFLDCQPASVVDAQFSLPYTLGMVALGIPPGYQWLTEENLRNPAALRIGSKVIYELDQEAERIFFEKEQYRSTVTVKVGSLQYVERSEQPLGSPSNPLTETQLHNKFLDLAEPIIGSQRAKRLLDGICSLEQLHSISILFR
- a CDS encoding hydantoinase B/oxoprolinase family protein, which codes for MKGEMDPMRLEILWTRLTSMVDEAATALVRTAFSAIVRDANDYGCALFDAEYNLLAQSTFGTPGFLGALPIAMKIIGRTFPPEMLRPGDVLIANDPWICTGHLNDITVVTPIYFRGRPVAYSTCTAHEMDIGGRIAIAETREVFEEGLFIPILKLYEEGHANETLFKMIRANVRVPDYVIGDLRAQLAANDVMASRLCRLLEEYNMEDVQELSCEIISRTEATVRRNISQLPEGTYSREVMIDKFDEKPITIAIAVKLKDGEVVIDYTGSSPQISRGVNVCFNYTRSYTTFAVKCAVSPLVPNNEGGLRPIKVIAPEGSILNARFPAPVNSRTNVGQFLPEIVFGTLAPLTPDRVIAGCGGAPIWAARFTGQLQTGRQFMIFCVSRGGLGARPTCDGVSTLAFPSNTVATPVEIVEGDAPVIYEKKELIQDSAGAGKYRGGFGQHVVVRVLDGDLAPASHVIASVKGGRLHYPVPGLLGGKDAPKGVINVDGETFQISGQQVILKPGSYVELLTPGGGGYGDPMDRDPALVEEDIRNGLVSTQAAKTDYGVVTDERGWKVDREATRKVRAVKGG
- a CDS encoding hydantoinase/oxoprolinase family protein; translated protein: MTSEKGRYRLGCDIGGTFTDFFLIDQATGEIAVEKCLTTPADPSKGVLDGVERLAGRRKGFLLDTESILHGTTLVINAIIERKGARTGLLTTRGFRDVLEIGREMRYDIYDIFIEFPKPLVPRYLRQEVTERTYHNGQIIIPLDADDLARVLAELRRHYVESIAVCFLHNYANPFNEKKAKALLAELAPDIPVSISSEVLPEVREYERTTTTVVNAYVKPLTASYTSRLLEGLVNLGFQGQLLIMLSSGGMTSAETATEFPVRIVESGPAAGAIAAAYVGKLAGYEDLLSFDMGGTTAKGCVIRQGKVDKSLTVEVARVHRFKRGSGIPLRIPVIDLVEIGAGGGSIARVKEMGLMRVGPESAGAQPGPACYGLGGQEPTVSDADLVLGYLDAHYFLGGQMRLDDEAARKAILEKVALPLGLTLVKAAWGIHELVTENMAAAIRIHMAEKAVDPSKFTLVAFGGAGPVHAYGLAKRLGIQRILIPPSAGIASAFGLLVSPVSFDLVRTYRSPITDLNLKQVEAMYKEMESEARTFILKADKMAQVTFSRSFDICYLGQNYSVNVPVPSGGLIPSKETIRDQFEKVYLSLYGRVYTDIEAQLMNLRLVAQSAAPLLRLHKLRLERGSQGDVVPKGRRMAYSDRHKGFLEHLVYDRYSLGPGSRLVGPAIIEEHESTTIVGSGGVVTVDDYGTLVITLEEEMR
- a CDS encoding MmgE/PrpD family protein translates to MKEKDLTPTATEKLADYVARLNYEDLPEDVVGLAKSCLLDILGCAISGGVDEMTARAAKGAVKCHSGGDATAWAICQRASAPGAAMANAICAETSDFTYALGGTAILPAVLAVAEKEGIGGREVIVAIVAGHEVMWRIHKAVNQFSLQQRGFYPQGVCASFGPAAAVAKLLGLDAKATASAIGLAAGAGIGIRAYAAEGLRTKQFYLGTASASGVTIGYLAQAGMPSARLSLEAKGSGFFTTYAGTDYDVGGTSYKLGEEFLLRRTAFKLYPACRYVHTSIDAARRLASLVKPQEVERIEVRVPLMAAQVAGDRPVRSTYDAQFSIPWTVAVTLIDGTGLNGDQVSATRIQDRQVLALAQKVRVEADPELDRMLHGDLPPVVISCRMRILCRDGTEHSALVEYARGSAENPPTKEELHGKFEHLVEGLVSSAQAKKIEALVEDLEHLGDISSLIATASTRT